In Chloroflexota bacterium, the genomic window GTCGCAAATCGGACAATCGAGCGGATGACTTGTCAGCAAAAACTCGACAATCGCGCGACGCGCTTCGGCGACGGGCGCGCTGTTCGTGCGAATCGTCATCCCCTCGGAGACGACCGTCGTGCAGCCGGTCTGCAGTTTGGGCATCCACGCGATCACATCGTTGCCGTTCGCGTCTTTTTCGATCTGCCCATCCTTGCCACGTCGCGGCGTGCCAACTTCGACGAGACACATGCGGCACATGCCGACCGGCGAGAGTTTCGGGTGATAGCAAAATACCGGAATCTCGATGCCAGCTTGTTTCGCCGCTTCGACGACGAGCGTGCCGTTGGAGACTAGAACTTTTTTGTTATCAATGATTACTTGAGGCATAGTTCAATTTCCGATTTGCGATTTGCGATTTAGGAATTGCGAATTGCGAGTTGCGAATTAGGGAACTTGGCGTCTGAATACTGTGACCAATCCTCGTTCAGAATTTATTGGTTCCCAACCTCCGGATAGCAATCTTCCCACTAATTTTGCCCGTTCCTCAAGCAATTTTTCTCTTCACCTTGAGAGTAACGAAATTCAGGGGTTTCATCAATCGCTTGTTCGCCATTTGGTGTATCAAGAACAGCAACATCCTTTCCAAATTCAAAACCCATAAATCCCTTTACACGACAAACGTGTTTGATTCTACACACTTCCCATAATGCCATTTTGCGCCTCCGCTTTGCTTCTACGGAAAATATCGGTAGAGGTCTTTGCGATGCAAAAAGCGAACCAGGATAACGGTATCGTTGTCTAGAATCAAACCGATGCGATAATCTCCGATGCGAATGCGATAGTAACGGTCGCCACCCTTGAGTTTCTTGATGTCGCTCATTTCTTGAAGCGACTGAACTCGTTCAATCAGTTCAAGCGTTTCTTTGACTTGCCTTTGCAGATTGGCGTCGCGGATTTTCCGCAAGTCTTTGGCGAAACTGCTCTTGAACAGAGTCTTCACGCCCCGCTCCCAAGAATCTCAAAAATCTCTGAACGACTGACCGGCTCGTCGGCTTCGCCCTCACGAATCGCATTGACCAGCGCGGCATCTTCGATGACTTCGGCAAACAAATCGTAGAATACATCTTTGCGTTCGACGAGCAATTCAAGCATTGCTTGCTTGAACAATTCTTTGAGGTGACTTTCATCGAGAGTTGTGGTAGTCATTGGCATACTCTCTTTCTATTCGTTGTGGACAATTCACCATCCACGAACCACTCGCCACTATTTCTTCGCCCAGCATCCGCGCTCTTTGATGTGGCGTTCATATTCCTCGCGGAACAACTTGACGCTACCCAGCACCGGCGACGTGGCGAAATCGCCGAGCGGACACAAGGTGCGACCGACGATTTGATTCGCGACATTCGTGAGTAAGTCAATGTCCGCACGCGTCCCGATGCCCTCGTCAATGCGTTCCAACATTCGCAACAACCAGTACGTGCCTTCGCGACACGGCGTGCATTTGCCGCACGACTCGTTCTTAAAAAAGTGCGTCATCTTTTTCGCCGCCCACACGATGCACGTGTCTTCGTCCAACACGATCACGGACGCCGAACCGAGCGTCGAGCCAAAGGGCGCGAGCGCCTCATAATCAAGTTTCACATCGAGCACCGCTTCGTTCACGAGCGGGCTGACCATCGGACCGCTCGCGCCCGCCGGTAAAATCGCTTTCAACTTTTTGCCGCCGCGCACGCCGCCGCCCAAATCGTAAATCAAATCGCGAAACGAAATCGAACCGAACGCGGCTTCGTAATTGCCAGGACGATTGACGTGCCCGCTCAAGCAAAACACTTTGGGTCCGGTAGATTTCGGCGTGCCGATTTTGGCGTACCACTCCGCGCCGCGTTCGATAATCACCGGCACGTTCGCGAGCGTCTCGACGTTGTTGATGACGGTCGGCTTGTTGTAAAGACCGACACTTGCCGGGAACGGCGGTTTGACGCGCGGCTGACCCAGTTTGCCTTCCATACTTTCGAGCAGCGCGGTCTCTTCACCGCAGATGTACGCGCCTGCGCCGCGATGAACGGTAATTTGTAAATGGAAATCGGAGCCGACGATATGATTGCCGAGATAGCCGCGTTGCTCGGCTGATGCAATCGCGCGTTCGAGACACTCTGCCGCGTACGGGAATTCGCCGCGAATGTAGATGAAGGCGTGATGACACTGAATCGCATACGACGCAATTGCGATGCCTTCGATCAGTTGGTGCGCGTTACATTCCATGATCTGCCGGTCTTTGAACGTCCCTGGTTCCGACTCATCCGCGTTCACGACGAGATAGCGCGGAAAGACACCTTTGGGCAGAAAACTCCACTTGACGCCGGCAGGAAAACCCGCGCCGCCGCGTCCGCGCAAACCAGACACCTTGACCATATCCGTCACCTGGTCGGGCGTCATTTCTTTGATCGCCTTGCGCAACGCGCCGTACCCGCCGTGCTGTTCGTAAACGGTAATGTCTTTGAGGTTTTCGATATCGAGATCGCGCAGAATGAGATGTTCCATCGTTAAGTTCCGGTTTCAGATTGATGATTTCAGATTTCAGATTGAAAAATCATAAATCTGAAATCTGAAATCTGAAATTCATCGGTCCACGTCTCCCAAAATAATATCCGTCATCGCGATGATACCAACCAAGTCCGCGATGTAATAACCCTTGGAGATCAACGGCAGGATTTGCAGATTCGCAAACGAAGGTGTCCGCACGCGCACACGATGCGGCATGTTGCTACCATTGCTCGAAACGAGCATACCCAGCTCGCCGCGCGGCGATTCGACTGCCGCGTACGCATAACCGACCGGCGGCTTGAATCCTTCCGTCCACAATTTGAAATGATGGATCAGCGACTCCATCGAAGTTTGCAATTCTTGTTTCGGCGGCGGCGCGACCTTGCGATTGTTCGTGACGTGCGGTTGACCCTTGGTCTTTGCCAATTTATCCAGCGCCTGCTCGATGATGCGGAGACTCTGGCGAATTTCTTCCATGCGAATGTAGTAGCATTCGAGCACATCCGCTTTCGCGCGCGTGCTCACCGGCACATCGAACTCGTACTGCTCGTAGCCCATGTACGGCGCAGCTTTACGCAAATCCCAGTTCACGCCGGTCGCACGCAACATCGGACCGGTCACGCTGTAAGCAAGCGCGTCTTCCTGGGTGTACTCGGCAATGCCGCGCGTGCGTTCGAGCCAGATCGGATTTTTGTTGAGCAGGTCTTCGTACTCTTTGAGGCGCGGTGGAATGGTCTTGATATATTCGCGCACGGCGTCAGAGAATCCCGCCGGCAAATCGAGCGCTAGTCCGCCGAATCGGAAGTACGAGGTCATCATGCGCGCGCCGCTCACCATCTCGAAAATATCGAGCGCGCTCTCGCGTTCGCGGAACGCGTATGTCATTACCGTCACCGCGCCAATGTCCATCGCCTGCGAGCCAACCGCGATCAGGTGCGACGTGACGCGTTGAAGTTCGCACAGGATCACCCGCGCGATTTGCGCGCGTTCGGGTACATCCACCTCCATCAACTTTTCGACCGCGAGGACATACGTCAGATTGTTGAAGAACACGCCGAGGTAATCCATGCGGTCGAACAATGGAATTGCTTTGAGATACGTTTTGTTCTCCGCCGTCTTTTCGATGCCCGTGTGCAAGTAGCCAATATCCGGCAATGCGTTGACGATACGCTCGCCATCCACTTCGAGTGCGACGCGCAGAACGCCGTGCGTGGACGGGTGATGTGGTCCCATGTTGATGAGCAACGTATCCGAATCTTCCGCCGACCAGGGCGTTTGTGGATCGGGCAAGCCGACCGGAATTTCGACCGGCGAGCCGCGCACGCTACCCAACAATTTTTGCGCTTGCGGCGGCGGGATCGCGCTTGGCTTGTCCGGCTGAATCTCGTCGTACGTGTGGGTGAACTCGACCGGCTCGTAACCGAGCGGATGATCTTTGCGAAGCGGATGCCCGGTCACGTAATCGGGCAAGAGGATGCGATGCAAAAAGGGATGATCGGTGAACGCGATCCCGAACAAGTCGTAGACTTCGCGTTCGTAGAAATTCGCGCCCGTGTAAACCGGCGTGACCGACGGCACATTCGCGTCGTCCCCGGCGAGAAGCACGCGCAAGCGAATGCGCGTGTTGCTCGGCAGCGCGAGCAAATAGTACAGAACCTCAAAGCGCGGCTCGCGCGGGAACCAATCGAGCGCGGTAATGTCGAGGAGCATTTGGAAACGCGGCTCGCACTCGTCGCGCAGAAAGCGAGTCACGGTGAGCAACGCATCGCGCGGAATCGTCACGCGCGTCTCGCCGTGAAATTCGGAAATGTCGTTGAGCGCGTTGGGAAAACGCGCGCGCAGGTGACTGATTGTGGTTTCGATGGACATTCGTGGAACCTATTGAGCCGGAATTGGGAGTTGCAAATCTATTTCACCGACCTTGGGCAATTGCAGATGGATGTGCGAAAAATCCGCGTCGGCAAACATTTCACTCGCAAAAAGAATTTCGACACCCCTCAAGTTTTCATCCGCGTCCAAATCCACCATCACGTGATTGGAAACACGGACTGTCTTGGCAACATCTTTTTCACTTAGATAAATGTACATCGCATCGGCATCTTTGTCGTATGTGATTCGCATTACGATCACCTCACTCTATCATTACCGTTATGATCTTGATACCGTCGGGAATAGATTGATACACAACCATCACCACTCGCGGGCTTATTCGTTTCGTCGCGATGATTTCATCGTCTTCACCGTGGTACCAATTATCGGGCGTATACAGGACCGCTTAAACCTGCTCCGCTGTGACCTTGCGCTCAATCATTCTTTGGCGCGCGTGTTTAGTATAGATGAGTTTGGTATCTAGCGGCAAAGCCATTCGTCACCTCAACCTGTCACCCGATCTACTATTATCCGCGCAGACCAAACCCTTCGATCTTGATCTGCCCTTTCGGCGCGCCGTTCTTGATTTTATCGTGTAACATCAAGATGCCGTCCATCAACGCCTCAGGACGCGGCGGGCAACCGGCGACGTACACATCCACCGGAATAATTTCGTCCACGCCCTGCAGAATCGCGTAATTGTTGTAGATGCCGCCGCACGCCGCGCAATCGCCCATCGCGATGACCCACTTGGGTTCCATCATCTGATCGTATAGTTGCCGCACGACGGGCGCCATCTTGCGCGAGACGCGCCCAGCGACAAACATCAAGTCGGCTTGGCGCGGCGACGCGCGGTACACTTCCATCCCAAAGCGCGAGAGATCGAAACGCGGCATGTAGACCGCCATCATTTCAATCGCGCAACACGCGAGACCGAACAGCAGGGGCCACATCGAACCGGTGCGCGCCCAGCGCACGACGTCGTCGAGTTTCGCAAACACAATCCCAGGTTGTCCCGATTTCGACGCGGGATCGTCGCGCGCGACCGGAATATCACTTGCCTTTATCGTTTGAGCGTCCATAGGTTTTCGCTCCTTAAGGAAAAATCACGTACATAAGGAAACAAGTAGTAAGCCACTAAAGCACGATTTATTTCTGGTGTACTTGCTACCTGTTTATGCTTGCCATTATATCACATCGTTAAGCATATCACAAACTTTCGGGCGCGCGCATTAAAAGACCCTATGGGTTTTGTGAACCCATAGGGTCGCTTTCTACTTGCCGATACTGACTTTCGCGGTCATGTTCCAACGCAGACGCTCATCTTGTTTGTCAAGCGCGACCGTGACGGAGTATACGATGTCGCCTTGACGATTCTCGCCGAACCCTTTGATGCGCGTCACCTTGCCGATTAACTCTAGTCCCGAAATCGCGTCGAGCGTGACGGTGACTGGGTCGCCTTCTTTCACGCTAACGATGTTGATCTCGGTGAGGTCGGTCGTTTCGACTTGCCACTGCGCTGTGTCGGCAATGCGCGCAACCACCGCGTTCGGCGCGGCGAATTCGCCGACGCGCAAATCAATCGCGGTGATGACGCCATCGAACGGTGCGGCGAGTTTCGTGTTCTTTAAATTTTCCGCGGCAAGATCGCGCGCGGCAGTCGCCGTTTTCACCGCGGCTTCAGCGGCGGCAATGTCCTCTGCTTGCGGCGTCAATTTCGAGAGACCATTGCGCGCGTTTTGTATCGCGGAGATCGCCGCTTCGACCTGGCTCTTGGGCGGAGTGATCTTCAAGTTGTACGCGGATAATGCTTTTTGATAATCGAGCCACGCCTGTTGTAGTTGCATGCGTTCGAGCGTCATGTTGGCGAACGGATTCGAATCACCGCCGATGCGGTCGTACGCGGCTTGCGCGCGGTCCACGGCGGCTTTCGCCTTTTCAATGTCCGCTTTGATCCCGATCATTTCGTTTGGATCGGGCGTAAGCAAATTGTTGTATGCGGCTTCGGCAGACTTGACACTCTGTTGGGCAGCAGATAGGTCTGATGCGATCGGACCGCGCTTGAGTTGATCGAGCTTGGCTTTGGCAGACGCGAGGTTGCCTTCGGCTTGGTCAAGTTGCAGTTGGAACTGCTTCGCATCGAGTTGCGCGAGCACTTGACCGGCTTGCACCTTGTCGCCCACTTGAGCCGGCGCTTGCGCGATAATTCCACCGACCTGAAAACCGATTGCCGCGCTTTTCACCGGCACGATCTTACCTTCGGCAACCACTTTGCTGCTTGCTTTGACTACTGAAATCGCCGCCGTTGGTTTCGGCGTGGGCGTTGGCGCGCCGCCGCACGCGAGCAGACCGAACGCAATCAAAATCAAAGTAGTGATCAGAAATAAGCGTCTCACAGTGTTCTCCTTGAATCAATGTTTCGTCATGCGTGAGCCGTGAAATCTCAATTCACGCATCAAGTTTTATTCGTAAGCCAAAATCTCGCGGACGGTCAACCGCGAGGCGTTGTGCGCCGGCAAGATACTCGCCAGCACCGAAAGTACGCCGACCAAAATCATCCAGACTAGTACACCGGCAATCGAAAATTGATAACTGAGCGATTGCTGGAACAATGCCACGCCAACACCTTCCGCGATCAACTTGCCAATTGGGTACGCCAGCGCCGACGCCAGCAATCCACTCAAGATGCCGATGAACATCCCTTCGACGAGCACCACGCCGCGCACCGCGCCATTCGACGCGCCGACCGCGCGCATCACGCCGATCTCGCGCGTCCGTTCGATGACGTTGAGTGACATCGTGCCCATCAGACCCAGCCCGCCGACCATCGCCATCAAGACCGCCATCGCGAGCAAGAGCGCGGCGATGATGTTGAAGAATACTTCATTCGACGTGCGAATGTCGCCGCTCGTCATCCCAAAGCCGACGCGAATCCCGGCTTTTTTGAATCGCTCCTCCAAATTTTTCTTCACCTGGGCTTGAAAAACCGGATCGTGTTTTTCGGTTTCCAACTGCAGACTCGCGGCGCGTCCCGTCTCGCCGACCGCGTACGCATAATAATCGCGATTGACATACGCGACTCCGCCCGCGCCAAAGCGCGCGTTCACCACCCCAACCACGCGCCATTTGTGTTCGCGGTTCGAAATCTTGAGTGTGATTTCGTCGCCCAGGTTGACATCCGGTTCGGTCTGGAGAAACGTATTGCTGACGACGATTGCATTTTCGTCGTCGGGCAAAAGCCAGCGTCCGCGCATTACGGTCGGTTCAAGCATCGTCGTGCCCTGTGATGGCGCAAAGAGAATCACGCTGTCGCTTTCGCTGCCGTCCGCGCGCAATCGCCGCACACTGCTAAAGCCCCACATCTCGACGCGCACGACGCCGGGCAAATCGCGTACGATCTGTTCGATTTCTTCGATGCGGCGCGGGCGCGCAAAGGTTTCGAGCACGTCGAACTTCCAATACTTGAGCAGGTCTTCGAGCGTCTGCCCCATCGAATCGCGCG contains:
- a CDS encoding type II toxin-antitoxin system RelE/ParE family toxin, producing the protein MKTLFKSSFAKDLRKIRDANLQRQVKETLELIERVQSLQEMSDIKKLKGGDRYYRIRIGDYRIGLILDNDTVILVRFLHRKDLYRYFP
- the nuoF gene encoding NADH-quinone oxidoreductase subunit NuoF, which gives rise to MEHLILRDLDIENLKDITVYEQHGGYGALRKAIKEMTPDQVTDMVKVSGLRGRGGAGFPAGVKWSFLPKGVFPRYLVVNADESEPGTFKDRQIMECNAHQLIEGIAIASYAIQCHHAFIYIRGEFPYAAECLERAIASAEQRGYLGNHIVGSDFHLQITVHRGAGAYICGEETALLESMEGKLGQPRVKPPFPASVGLYNKPTVINNVETLANVPVIIERGAEWYAKIGTPKSTGPKVFCLSGHVNRPGNYEAAFGSISFRDLIYDLGGGVRGGKKLKAILPAGASGPMVSPLVNEAVLDVKLDYEALAPFGSTLGSASVIVLDEDTCIVWAAKKMTHFFKNESCGKCTPCREGTYWLLRMLERIDEGIGTRADIDLLTNVANQIVGRTLCPLGDFATSPVLGSVKLFREEYERHIKERGCWAKK
- the nuoD gene encoding NADH dehydrogenase (quinone) subunit D, translating into MSIETTISHLRARFPNALNDISEFHGETRVTIPRDALLTVTRFLRDECEPRFQMLLDITALDWFPREPRFEVLYYLLALPSNTRIRLRVLLAGDDANVPSVTPVYTGANFYEREVYDLFGIAFTDHPFLHRILLPDYVTGHPLRKDHPLGYEPVEFTHTYDEIQPDKPSAIPPPQAQKLLGSVRGSPVEIPVGLPDPQTPWSAEDSDTLLINMGPHHPSTHGVLRVALEVDGERIVNALPDIGYLHTGIEKTAENKTYLKAIPLFDRMDYLGVFFNNLTYVLAVEKLMEVDVPERAQIARVILCELQRVTSHLIAVGSQAMDIGAVTVMTYAFRERESALDIFEMVSGARMMTSYFRFGGLALDLPAGFSDAVREYIKTIPPRLKEYEDLLNKNPIWLERTRGIAEYTQEDALAYSVTGPMLRATGVNWDLRKAAPYMGYEQYEFDVPVSTRAKADVLECYYIRMEEIRQSLRIIEQALDKLAKTKGQPHVTNNRKVAPPPKQELQTSMESLIHHFKLWTEGFKPPVGYAYAAVESPRGELGMLVSSNGSNMPHRVRVRTPSFANLQILPLISKGYYIADLVGIIAMTDIILGDVDR
- a CDS encoding DUF2283 domain-containing protein, yielding MRITYDKDADAMYIYLSEKDVAKTVRVSNHVMVDLDADENLRGVEILFASEMFADADFSHIHLQLPKVGEIDLQLPIPAQ
- a CDS encoding NADH-quinone oxidoreductase subunit B, which produces MDAQTIKASDIPVARDDPASKSGQPGIVFAKLDDVVRWARTGSMWPLLFGLACCAIEMMAVYMPRFDLSRFGMEVYRASPRQADLMFVAGRVSRKMAPVVRQLYDQMMEPKWVIAMGDCAACGGIYNNYAILQGVDEIIPVDVYVAGCPPRPEALMDGILMLHDKIKNGAPKGQIKIEGFGLRG
- a CDS encoding HlyD family efflux transporter periplasmic adaptor subunit, which codes for MRRLFLITTLILIAFGLLACGGAPTPTPKPTAAISVVKASSKVVAEGKIVPVKSAAIGFQVGGIIAQAPAQVGDKVQAGQVLAQLDAKQFQLQLDQAEGNLASAKAKLDQLKRGPIASDLSAAQQSVKSAEAAYNNLLTPDPNEMIGIKADIEKAKAAVDRAQAAYDRIGGDSNPFANMTLERMQLQQAWLDYQKALSAYNLKITPPKSQVEAAISAIQNARNGLSKLTPQAEDIAAAEAAVKTATAARDLAAENLKNTKLAAPFDGVITAIDLRVGEFAAPNAVVARIADTAQWQVETTDLTEINIVSVKEGDPVTVTLDAISGLELIGKVTRIKGFGENRQGDIVYSVTVALDKQDERLRWNMTAKVSIGK